One window from the genome of Oryza glaberrima chromosome 3, OglaRS2, whole genome shotgun sequence encodes:
- the LOC127765181 gene encoding pre-mRNA-splicing factor ATP-dependent RNA helicase-like protein cdc28 gives MAGSNQEHEAESWPPAIYHQMPAILEYLEDHRVVVVSAAPGSGKSSVLPRCLAESGYGPVLCAQPRHLAAFVAMAKVGEEWDSDIEFTTTRQLLDRFSSPAPVLAGYGAVVIDEAHDRTLGTDVLLGMVKAALATGTTMGGRCKVVVCTAGGPADGMLSAFFGGAPVVSIPRAAHQVEVRYSRGPVLDMAAAVADEVAAIHASQPPGDVLVFLPENADIIGVHARLLGLPVPGLAVRYVHDNLPAELIDIMLINSPVPDGRRRVVLATDVAETAVLVHGITYVVDTGLVSEQPPVRISKEAAAARAAIAGFSGPAAATGSTSRRSTMISTSTPSHTSGKMARPSVLKNVFGQLVNGGYLDKLGNLSDKGEREAYDED, from the exons ATGGCCGGCTCTAACCAAGAGCACGAGGCTGAGTCGTGGCCTCCGGCAATCTACCACCAGATGCCGGCGATCCTTGAGTACCTCGAAGACCaccgtgtcgtcgtcgtctccgccgcgcctGGCTCCGGCAAGTCGTCGGTGCTCCCCCGGTGCCTCGCCGAGAGCGGATACGGCCCGGTGCTCTGCGCGCAGCCCCGCCACCTGGCCGCGTTCGTGGCCATGGCGAAGGTCGGCGAGGAGTGGGATTCGGACATCGAGTTCACGACAACCCGGCAGCTCCTCGACAGGTTCAGCTCCCCGGCGCCGGTCCTCGCCGGGTAcggcgccgtcgtcatcgacgaGGCGCACGACCGCACGCTCGGCACCGACGTCCTCCTCGGGATGGTCAAGGCCGCGCTGGCGACGGGGACGACGATGGGCGGCCGATGCAAGGTGGTGGTCTGCACCGCCGGCGGGCCGGCCGACGGCATGCTCTCCGCCTTCTTCGGCGGCGCGCCGGTCGTCTCGATCCCGCGCGCGGCGCACCAGGTCGAGGTGCGGTACTCGCGAGGGCCCGTGCTCGACAtggcggccgcggtggccgaCGAGGTGGCGGCCATCCACGCGTCGCAGCCGCCCGGCGACGTGCTTGTGTTCCTGCCGGAGAACGCCGACATCATCGGCGTCCACGCGAGGCTGCTCGGCCTGCCAGTGCCAGGGCTGGCCGTTCGCTACGTCCACGACAACCTCCCGGCGGAGCTCATCGACATCATGCTGATAAACTCGCCGGTGCCCGACGGCCGGAGGAGAGTCGTGCTGGCCACCGACGTGGCCGAGACGGCCGTGCTGGTCCACGGGATCACGTACGTCGTCGACACCGGCCTGGTGTCGGAACAGCCGCCGGTGAGGATCtcaaaggaggcggcggccgcgcgggcggCGATCGCCGGATTCTCGGGCCCGGCCGCTGCCACCGGCTCTACCAGCCGGAGGAGTACGATGATCTCGACGAGCACACCATCCCACACATCAGGCAAGATGGCGCGGCCGTCAG TGCTGAAGAATGTCTTTGGTCAGCTTGTCAACGGTGGCTACTTGGACAAGCTTGGAAATCTGTCTGacaagggggagagagaagcaTATGACGAAGACTAG
- the LOC127765404 gene encoding uncharacterized protein LOC127765404, which yields MRWPRPISPGRRLLPVVVLFVALCSIPGIFSQRLVTLDSIDIFTTHEWFPSKPTVYFLCNGEDKVYLPDVKDANNIYTFKGEESWQPLTELPEKKCKRCGLYEEDTFKHDLYDEWELCSSDFKKGKYTHFKEGQFNATFLCPNCTASAGDSANHDSSSEVETKKSSVTVIIIVSVLSSVLVIIALFGGYKYWLKKKRERDQLRFLKLFEEGDDIEDELGLGNEL from the exons ATGAGGTGGCCGCGGCCCATCTCGCCTGGCCGCCGGCTCCTCCCGGTCGTCGTGCTGTTCGTCGCCCTCTGCTCGATCCCTG GGATTTTTTCTCAGAGGCTCGTCACACTTGACAGCATTGATATATTTACTACTCATGAGTGGTTCCCGAGTAAGCCAACTGTGTATTTCCTTTGCAATGGTGAGGACAAGGTGTATTTGCCTGACGTGAAGGATGCAAACAATATATACACCTTTAAGGGCGAAGAATCATGGCAG CCCTTAACAGAACTTCCAGAAAAGAAATGCAAGAGGTGTGGTTTGTACGAAGAGGATACATTTAAACATGATTTGTATGATGAATGGGAGCTGTGTTCTAGTGATttcaaaaaaggaaaatacaCCCATTTCAAGGAGGGCCAGTTCAATGCTACTTTCCTATGCCCAAATTGCACTGCCTCTGCGG GTGATTCTGCAAACCATGATTCTAGCTCAGAAGTGGAAACTAAAAAGTCATCCGTTACTGTAATCATAATAGTCAGTGTTCTTTCTTCTGTCCTTGTTATCATTGCATTATTTGGGGGCTACAAGTACTggctgaagaagaagagggagcgGGATCAGTTACGATTCCTCAAACTCTTCGAAGAGGGAGACGACATTGAAGACGAACTGGGCCTTGGCAATGAACTCTGA
- the LOC127765333 gene encoding uncharacterized protein LOC127765333 — protein MSRLAAAALRRATAASGIPSSSSRSSVLAPFAPRLFSTEASGETPAAGAAAQGSQDEPFFKPSDEGVAYGRFYSVIPGGSRLPKSMLKTDIIHHLDKSELSLDDVKIDYNRGYYPVGALLRFSSVPLFNTAVRQTREGRQYRLEMISREEFDLKQSYDGKAILLQGVPRNAVPEDIERFLCGTNVEPPPFESFLRPGVPDPIRVVLVKFRSRTDAANAFITKNRGFCLNNPVSMRVLQ, from the exons ATGTCGAGGCTCGCGGCAGCCGCGCTCCGGAGGGCCACCGCCGCATCTGGGAtcccctcgtcctcctcgcgctcgTCCGTGCTTGCTCCGTTCGCGCCTCGCCTCTTCTCCACCGAGGCGTCCGGAGAAACCCccgcggcgggcgccgccgcccagggGTCGCAGGACGAGCCTTTCTTCAAGCCTTCTGACGAAG GTGTGGCATATGGAAGGTTCTACAGTGTTATTCCTGGAGGCAGCCGTCTCCCTAAGAGCATGCTCAAAACTGATATTATCCACCACCTTGATAAATCTGAACTGTCACTGGACGATGTGAAGATTGATTATAACAGGGGATATTATCCAGTGGGCGC GTTGTTGAGGTTTTCTTCAGTGCCATTATTTAACACAGCAGTCAGGCAAACACGAGAAGGTCGTCAGTACAGGCTTGAGATG ATCAGTCGTGAGGAGTTTGATCTGAAGCAGTCTTATGATGGAAAAGCT ATACTATTGCAAGGAGTCCCTCGAAATGCTGTACCAGAGGACATAGAACGATTCCTGTGTGGCACCAATGTTGAACCTCCGCCATTTGAAAGCTTTCTCAG ACCTGGTGTCCCAGATCCTATCAGAGTGGTGCTGGTTAAATTCCGCTCAAGGACTGATGCCGCCAATGCTTTCATTACTAAGAACCGGGGTTTCTGCCTGAACAACCCTGTGAGCATGCGTGTTCTTCAATAG
- the LOC127768296 gene encoding LOW QUALITY PROTEIN: protein IN2-1 homolog B-like (The sequence of the model RefSeq protein was modified relative to this genomic sequence to represent the inferred CDS: deleted 1 base in 1 codon), with translation MLSVTSTITLICICQIISTLLMYKKLQWQIVHVYICPYAQRAWIARNYKGLQEKIKLVPMDTNDRPAWYKEVYPKNTLPSLEHNNKIIGESLDLIKYIDINFAGPRLTPDDSEKQRLAEELLAYSDIFNQAVRSALISKDAMTAEAAAALDNIEFSLSKFDDGPFFLGQFSLVDIAYAPFIDGFQTLFAGIKNYDITEGRANIQIFIKELNKIDAYMHTKQDPSEVIALTKKKLGGRIHRWGLSLSSISAEPPALHAEQQPHGFGREAAYCISADQPGRKEGANKDNISRSMGD, from the exons ATGCTATCTGTAACGTCCACAATCACCTTGATCTGCATTTGTCAAATCATCTCGACCTTGCTAATGTATAAAAAGTTGCAATGGCAGATTGTACATGTC TACATTTGCCCATATGCGCAACGGGCATGGATCGCAAGGAACTACAAG GGTTTGCAGGAGAAGATCAAATTAGTCCCCATGGACACGAATGATAGGCCAGCATGGTACAAGGAGGTGTACCCCAAGAATACG CTGCCATCCCTGGAgcacaacaacaaaatcattgGAGAGAGTTTGGATTTGATCAAGTACATAGACATCAACTTTGCAGGCCCCAGATTGACTCCTGAT GATTCTGAAAAGCAAAGGCTTGCAGAAGAACTCCTGGCTTATTCAGATATCTTCAATCAGGCTGTGCGTTCCGCTCTGATCTCCAAGGATGCTATGACAGCAGAAG CAGCTGCTGCCCTAGACAACATAGAATTCTCCCTATCAAAATTTGATGATGGCCCATTCTTCCTTGGCCAATTTAGTCTG GTTGACATTGCTTATGCACCTTTTATTGATGGATTTCAGACACTGTTTGCTGGCATAAAGAACTATGATATTACTGAAGGAAGGGCTAACATACAGATTTTCATTAAG GAATTGAACAAGATCGATGCGTATATGCACACCAAGCAGGATCCTAGCGAAGTGATTGCTCTCACAAAGAAGAAGCTCGGG GGGCGGATTCACCGTTGGGGCTTGAGCCTCAGCTCCATCTCGGCAGAACCCCCTGCCCTGCATGCAGAGCAGCAGCCGCATGGCTTCGGGAGAGAAGCAGCGTATTGCATAAGTGCAGATCAACCAGGTCGCAAGGAAGGAGCAAACAAAGACAACATATCGCGATCCATGGGTGATTAA